The following are from one region of the Quercus robur chromosome 1, dhQueRobu3.1, whole genome shotgun sequence genome:
- the LOC126690283 gene encoding uncharacterized protein LOC126690283 isoform X2 — MEMNIDSSLEFKGVKDGHEDDLYAEIRRQILLLTADDDEDLPENNPKSFGAAKRSSNSFKARCITGLQSGSYFNWWEDENTNSVPAWLASLWRNGNGTGVFIPQVVKSRRYYNLGRMNNERRRIYKRVGNQFS; from the exons ATGGAGATGAACATAGATTCCAGTCTTGAATTCAAAGGTGTCAAGGATGGTCATGAAGATGATCTATATGCTGAAATTAGGAGGCAGATTTTGCTTTTGACAGCAGACGATGATGAAGATCTTCCCGAAAATAATCCCAAGTCTTTTGGTGCTGCCAAGCGAAGCTCAAACAGCTTTAAGGCTCGCTGTATCACTGGTTTACAAAGTGGTAGCTATTTTAATTGGTGGGAGGATGAGAATACTAATTCAGTACCGGCGTGGCTTGCAAGCTTGTGGAGGAATGGAAATGGAACAGGAGTTTTCATCCCTCAGGTAGTCAAATCCAGAAGATATTATAATCTAG GAAGAATGAATAATGagagaagaagaatatataagCGGGTGGGGAACCAGTTCTCATGA
- the LOC126690283 gene encoding uncharacterized protein LOC126690283 isoform X1: protein MEMNIDSSLEFKGVKDGHEDDLYAEIRRQILLLTADDDEDLPENNPKSFGAAKRSSNSFKARCITGLQSGSYFNWWEDENTNSVPAWLASLWRNGNGTGVFIPQVVKSRRYYNLAGRMNNERRRIYKRVGNQFS from the exons ATGGAGATGAACATAGATTCCAGTCTTGAATTCAAAGGTGTCAAGGATGGTCATGAAGATGATCTATATGCTGAAATTAGGAGGCAGATTTTGCTTTTGACAGCAGACGATGATGAAGATCTTCCCGAAAATAATCCCAAGTCTTTTGGTGCTGCCAAGCGAAGCTCAAACAGCTTTAAGGCTCGCTGTATCACTGGTTTACAAAGTGGTAGCTATTTTAATTGGTGGGAGGATGAGAATACTAATTCAGTACCGGCGTGGCTTGCAAGCTTGTGGAGGAATGGAAATGGAACAGGAGTTTTCATCCCTCAGGTAGTCAAATCCAGAAGATATTATAATCTAG CAGGAAGAATGAATAATGagagaagaagaatatataagCGGGTGGGGAACCAGTTCTCATGA